In Kiloniellales bacterium, a single genomic region encodes these proteins:
- a CDS encoding zinc-finger domain-containing protein — protein MDAPLDPPEVVEVDSEIVACEGEGGALGHPRVFLNMEGKGQIDCPYCDRRFVLRSGAKASGGH, from the coding sequence ATGGACGCACCGCTCGATCCCCCGGAAGTTGTCGAAGTCGACAGCGAGATCGTCGCCTGCGAGGGCGAGGGCGGCGCCCTGGGCCATCCCCGGGTCTTCCTCAACATGGAGGGCAAGGGCCAGATCGACTGCCCCTACTGCGACCGGCGCTTCGTCCTCAGGTCCGGCGCGAAGGCCTCCGGCGGGCACTGA
- a CDS encoding ABC transporter ATP-binding protein, with product MSKPPATNGDGRQGDLAAPALPENAVEARGLNKIYGGREGKHALIDVDLEIPRGSLFGLLGPNGAGKSTFINILAGLVNKTSGRARIWDVDIDDNPRQARAAIGVVPQELNIDPFFTPHDLLELQAGLYGVPPRERQTAEILEILGLADKAGAYARTLSGGMRRRLLVAKAMVHNPPVLVLDEPTAGVDIELRQQLWARVVELNKRGTTILLTTHYLEEAEELCDRIAIINHGRVIAYDTKQALLSRLDDKSLTLIVDRDLNGVPEALAELNAEVVEPRRLMIRYHRSHCPLDRILSAVSQAGLTVIDLTTEETDLEDIFLQLTRSGGQGDDRRPR from the coding sequence ATGTCGAAGCCGCCAGCCACGAACGGCGATGGGCGCCAGGGCGATCTCGCCGCGCCGGCCCTGCCCGAGAACGCCGTCGAGGCCCGGGGGCTCAACAAGATCTACGGCGGCCGGGAGGGCAAGCACGCCCTGATCGACGTCGATCTGGAGATCCCGCGCGGCTCGCTCTTCGGGCTGCTGGGCCCGAACGGCGCCGGCAAGTCGACCTTCATCAACATCCTGGCCGGCTTGGTCAACAAGACCAGCGGCCGCGCGCGGATCTGGGACGTCGACATCGACGACAACCCGCGCCAAGCGCGCGCCGCCATCGGCGTCGTGCCCCAGGAACTGAACATCGATCCCTTTTTCACGCCGCACGACCTGCTGGAGCTCCAGGCCGGGCTCTACGGGGTGCCGCCGCGCGAACGGCAAACTGCTGAAATACTTGAGATTCTAGGCCTGGCCGACAAGGCGGGGGCCTACGCCCGCACCCTTTCGGGCGGCATGCGCCGGCGCCTGCTGGTGGCCAAGGCCATGGTCCACAACCCGCCGGTCCTGGTCCTCGACGAGCCGACCGCCGGGGTCGACATCGAGCTGCGCCAGCAGCTCTGGGCCCGGGTCGTTGAATTGAACAAGCGCGGCACCACCATTCTGTTGACCACCCACTACCTGGAGGAGGCGGAGGAGCTCTGCGACCGCATCGCGATCATCAACCACGGCCGGGTCATCGCCTACGACACCAAGCAGGCCCTGCTGTCGCGCCTGGACGACAAGTCGCTGACCCTGATCGTGGACCGCGACCTCAACGGGGTGCCGGAAGCCCTGGCCGAGCTGAACGCCGAGGTGGTCGAGCCGCGGCGCCTGATGATCCGCTACCACCGCAGCCACTGCCCCCTCGACCGGATCCTCAGCGCGGTCTCCCAGGCCGGCCTGACGGTCATCGACCTGACCACGGAGGAGACCGACCTGGAGGACATCTTCCTGCAGCTGACCCGCAGCGGAGGCCAAGGCGATGACCGGCGGCCGCGCTAG